The Egicoccus sp. AB-alg2 genome window below encodes:
- a CDS encoding MerR family transcriptional regulator, with translation MPEAGQLALDVGDVGVREGYRGSSATKIVGITYRQLDYWARTGLVEPSVRKATGSGTQRLYSFDDVVRLRVVKRLLDTGVSLQKVRRAVDELRARGRSLADATLVSHGDSVYLLEDDASLVDLLRRGQGVFAIALGPVIEELRGEVTAFPTERLDDVAPGQAADMDDAANG, from the coding sequence ATGCCGGAAGCCGGTCAGCTCGCCCTCGACGTCGGCGACGTCGGCGTCCGCGAGGGCTACCGAGGCTCCTCGGCCACGAAGATCGTGGGCATCACGTACCGCCAGCTCGACTACTGGGCGCGGACGGGCCTGGTGGAGCCCAGCGTCAGGAAAGCCACCGGCTCCGGCACCCAGCGGCTGTACTCCTTCGACGACGTCGTCCGCCTCCGCGTGGTGAAGCGGCTGCTGGACACCGGCGTGTCGCTGCAGAAGGTCCGGCGGGCCGTCGACGAACTGCGCGCCCGCGGCCGCTCCCTGGCCGACGCCACCCTGGTGTCGCACGGCGACTCGGTCTACCTCCTGGAGGACGACGCCTCGCTGGTCGACCTGCTGCGTCGCGGGCAGGGCGTGTTCGCCATCGCGCTCGGCCCGGTCATCGAGGAACTGCGCGGCGAGGTGACGGCGTTCCCCACCGAGCGCCTCGACGACGTCGCCCCGGGCCAGGCCGCCGACATGGACGACGCTGCCAACGGCTGA
- a CDS encoding bifunctional nuclease family protein, which produces MIEMELVGVRVELPANQPIVLLKERHGTRYLPIWIGAVEATAIAFALQGVETPRPLTHDLFVDVLGQLGAELSAVHVTALRDGTFYAELHLSREGRTLTVSARPSDAIALASRLEGVPIFGAEQVLEEAGLEIEASDDEGEEGVDAEEAVRQFREFLEDISPEDFREQ; this is translated from the coding sequence TTGATCGAGATGGAGCTCGTCGGCGTGCGGGTGGAGCTGCCGGCCAACCAGCCGATCGTGCTGCTCAAGGAACGGCACGGCACCCGCTACCTGCCGATCTGGATCGGAGCGGTCGAGGCCACCGCCATCGCCTTCGCGCTGCAGGGCGTGGAGACGCCCCGCCCCTTGACCCACGACCTCTTCGTGGACGTCCTCGGCCAGCTCGGTGCCGAGCTGTCGGCGGTGCACGTGACCGCCCTGCGCGACGGGACCTTCTACGCCGAGCTCCACCTCTCACGCGAGGGCCGGACGCTGACGGTGTCCGCCCGCCCGTCGGACGCCATCGCCCTGGCCAGCCGACTCGAGGGTGTGCCGATCTTCGGGGCCGAGCAGGTGCTGGAGGAAGCCGGCCTGGAGATCGAGGCCTCGGACGACGAGGGCGAGGAGGGCGTCGACGCCGAGGAGGCGGTCCGCCAGTTCCGCGAGTTCCTCGAGGACATCAGCCCCGAGGACTTCCGCGAGCAGTGA
- a CDS encoding serine hydrolase domain-containing protein yields MPALPDPVSERLAQRLAQAQRTSRLPSVVAGLVRDGELVWQGAAGQVDGRPPDARTQYRIGSITKTLVGMSVLRLAEQGRVDLDDRVTDHVPDAPVGRATVLQLLAQAAGLRAETAGPWWERAPGGDWDDLLGRLEQPTAPLGAGRRHHYSNVGYAVLGRLLELAHGCRWDEVLAKDWFGPLGLADTTVRPRPPFAPGLAVHPFADAVLAEPEHDAGAMAPAGQLWMTLPDLARWAAFLGGDGDGLLSPDTLDAARRPVSIDDRPGQPWTSAYGLGVQVFADAKGRRSFGHGGSMPGFLALLRVDADTRDAVVVATNTTAGLDLELSRDLLALLHEHAPKPAPAWEPGGVDRAALALAGIWYWGPTPVSVTATGDGRLEMKPVQGPARASRFVRQDDGTWLGLDGYYAGEVLRVRYDDEAEVNHLDLASFVFTRTPYDPGAGVPGGVDPDGWR; encoded by the coding sequence TTGCCCGCCCTTCCCGACCCGGTGTCCGAGCGGTTGGCCCAGCGCCTGGCACAGGCGCAGCGCACCTCGCGGCTGCCGTCGGTGGTGGCGGGGCTCGTGCGCGACGGCGAGCTGGTCTGGCAGGGCGCCGCCGGGCAGGTCGACGGCCGTCCGCCCGACGCCCGCACGCAGTACCGCATCGGCTCGATCACGAAGACGCTGGTCGGCATGTCCGTGCTGCGGCTCGCCGAACAGGGCCGCGTCGACCTCGACGACCGGGTGACCGACCACGTGCCGGACGCGCCGGTCGGACGTGCCACCGTGCTGCAGCTGCTGGCGCAGGCGGCCGGGCTGCGGGCGGAGACCGCGGGGCCGTGGTGGGAGCGCGCCCCCGGTGGCGACTGGGACGACCTGCTCGGCCGGCTCGAGCAGCCGACCGCGCCGCTGGGCGCCGGTCGCCGCCACCACTACAGCAACGTCGGCTACGCCGTGCTCGGCCGGCTGCTGGAATTGGCGCACGGCTGCCGCTGGGACGAGGTGCTGGCCAAGGACTGGTTCGGCCCGCTGGGCCTGGCGGACACGACCGTGCGCCCGCGGCCGCCCTTCGCGCCGGGCCTGGCCGTGCACCCCTTCGCCGACGCCGTGCTGGCGGAGCCCGAGCACGACGCCGGCGCGATGGCTCCGGCCGGTCAGCTGTGGATGACGCTGCCCGACCTCGCCCGCTGGGCGGCGTTCCTCGGCGGCGACGGTGACGGGCTGTTGAGCCCCGACACCTTGGATGCCGCGCGGCGCCCCGTGTCGATCGACGACCGGCCGGGTCAGCCCTGGACCTCGGCGTACGGGCTGGGCGTGCAGGTCTTCGCCGACGCCAAGGGCCGCCGTAGCTTCGGCCACGGCGGCTCCATGCCCGGGTTCCTCGCCCTGCTGCGCGTCGACGCGGACACCCGTGACGCGGTCGTGGTCGCCACCAACACGACCGCCGGGCTCGACCTCGAGTTGTCCCGCGACCTGCTGGCGCTGCTGCACGAGCACGCCCCGAAGCCGGCTCCGGCCTGGGAGCCCGGCGGCGTCGACCGGGCCGCGCTGGCCCTGGCCGGCATCTGGTACTGGGGGCCGACCCCGGTCTCCGTCACCGCGACCGGTGACGGCCGCCTCGAGATGAAGCCCGTCCAGGGCCCGGCACGGGCGTCGAGGTTCGTGCGCCAGGACGACGGCACCTGGCTGGGGCTGGACGGCTACTACGCCGGCGAGGTGCTGCGGGTCCGGTACGACGACGAGGCCGAGGTGAACCACCTCGACCTCGCGTCGTTCGTCTTCACCCGCACGCCCTACGACCCGGGGGCCGGGGTGCCCGGCGGCGTCGACCCAGACGGGTGGCGCTGA
- the gcvP gene encoding aminomethyl-transferring glycine dehydrogenase: MRSNPFRHVPKRRRRPAEPTVPNPTDLAGLQDESGFHRRHLGPDDADRRAMLEVLGVEDVATLLDRAVPASIRDDQPLDLPAPASEATVLARLRELAARNTVRKAFVGLGYHGTVTPPVIRRNVLEDPGWYTAYTPYQPEISQGRLEALLVFQTMVRDLTGMDLAGASLLDEATAAAEGLTLCHRVSRKQGPDGADASALLIDVACHPQTIAVVRTRALPLGLRVHVADLRDADVLAGLDLDDVVAALVQQPTTDGLVVDDTALIERLHDADVLVTVATDLFACTLVTPPGEQGADVVVGSTQRFGVPMMYGGPHAAFLATRDRYARNLPGRLVGVSVDTAGREAYRLALQTREQHIRREKATSNICTSQVLLAVVAAMYAVHHGPGGLQRIARRMHAYAGVLRELLVAADLEVRGDTWFDTLTVTVPGRADAVLRAAADAGYELGRVPADDTGAWDADHVRVAFDETTNVADLAAVARVLTGEQVSVADVEARLDGGQRDLAAGLPGVPDGLRRTSDFLTDARFHRYRSETELLRWLRSLKAKDVALDRAMIPLGSCTMKLNATAEMEAITWPAFADLHPFVPVDRSPGTRQVIADLEHWLAEITGYDAVSLQPNAGSQGELAGLLAIRGYHRANDDDGRDVCLIPSSAHGTNAASAVMAGMRVKVVACDEDGNVDVDDLKRLVTEHADHLAALMVTYPSTHGVFERRIGDICALVHDHGGQVYLDGANLNALVGVARPGRFGADVSHLNLHKTFCIPHGGGGPGVGPVGCRSHLAPYLPTHPLVPESGHAASRDVEPELRTGPVAAAPWGSAGILQISWAYIALMGASGLRAATETAILNANYVAARLADGYPVLYTGENGLVAHEAIVDVRGWKERSGITNEDVAKRLIDHGFHAPTMSFPVAGTLMIEPTESESKAELDRFCDAMLAIRAEEERVEAGEWPRDDNPLVNAPHPAEDLLADEWSHPYGRREAAYPAGVRRDDKYWPPVSRIDNAHGDRNLVCACPAPEAFAD, encoded by the coding sequence ATGCGGTCGAACCCCTTTCGACACGTCCCGAAACGTCGTCGTCGTCCCGCGGAGCCCACCGTGCCCAACCCGACCGACCTCGCCGGCCTGCAGGACGAGTCCGGGTTCCACCGGCGCCATCTGGGCCCCGACGACGCCGACCGGCGGGCGATGCTCGAGGTGCTCGGCGTCGAGGACGTCGCGACGCTGCTGGACCGGGCGGTACCGGCCAGCATCCGCGACGACCAGCCGCTCGACCTGCCGGCGCCCGCCTCCGAGGCGACCGTGCTGGCCCGCCTGCGCGAACTGGCGGCCCGCAACACGGTGCGCAAGGCGTTCGTCGGGCTGGGCTACCACGGCACGGTCACGCCGCCGGTCATCCGCCGCAACGTGCTGGAGGACCCGGGCTGGTACACGGCCTACACGCCCTACCAGCCGGAGATCTCGCAGGGCCGCCTGGAGGCGCTGCTCGTCTTCCAGACGATGGTCCGCGACCTGACCGGCATGGACCTGGCCGGGGCGTCCCTGCTGGACGAGGCGACCGCCGCCGCCGAGGGCCTGACCTTGTGCCATCGGGTGTCACGCAAGCAGGGACCGGACGGCGCCGATGCGAGCGCGCTGCTGATCGACGTCGCCTGCCATCCGCAGACGATCGCGGTCGTGCGCACGCGAGCCCTGCCGCTGGGGCTGCGCGTGCACGTCGCCGACCTGCGCGACGCGGACGTGCTGGCGGGTCTGGATTTGGACGACGTGGTCGCCGCGCTGGTCCAGCAGCCGACCACCGACGGACTGGTCGTCGACGACACCGCGTTGATCGAGCGTCTGCACGATGCCGACGTGCTGGTCACCGTCGCGACCGACCTGTTCGCCTGCACGCTGGTGACGCCGCCGGGGGAGCAGGGCGCGGACGTCGTCGTCGGCTCCACGCAGCGCTTCGGCGTGCCCATGATGTACGGCGGCCCGCACGCGGCGTTCCTCGCCACCCGCGACCGCTATGCCCGCAACCTGCCGGGGCGGCTCGTCGGCGTCTCGGTCGACACCGCCGGCCGCGAGGCCTACCGCCTGGCGCTGCAGACCCGCGAGCAGCACATCCGCCGCGAGAAGGCCACCTCCAACATCTGCACCTCGCAGGTGCTGCTGGCCGTGGTCGCGGCCATGTACGCCGTCCACCACGGGCCCGGCGGGCTGCAGCGGATCGCCCGCCGCATGCACGCCTATGCCGGGGTCTTGCGCGAGCTGCTCGTCGCGGCCGACCTCGAGGTACGCGGCGACACCTGGTTCGACACCCTGACGGTGACCGTACCGGGCCGGGCCGACGCGGTCCTGCGAGCGGCGGCCGACGCGGGCTACGAACTCGGGCGGGTCCCCGCCGACGACACCGGCGCCTGGGACGCCGACCACGTGCGGGTCGCCTTCGACGAGACCACGAACGTCGCTGACCTCGCCGCCGTGGCCCGCGTGCTCACCGGCGAGCAGGTGTCGGTCGCGGACGTCGAGGCACGACTCGACGGCGGCCAGCGTGACCTGGCCGCCGGCCTGCCCGGCGTCCCCGACGGGCTGCGGCGCACCAGCGACTTTCTCACCGACGCGCGCTTCCACCGCTACCGCTCGGAGACCGAGCTGCTGCGCTGGCTGCGCTCGCTGAAGGCCAAGGACGTCGCGTTGGACCGGGCGATGATCCCGCTCGGGTCCTGCACGATGAAGCTCAACGCGACCGCGGAGATGGAGGCGATCACCTGGCCGGCGTTCGCCGACCTGCACCCGTTCGTGCCGGTCGACCGCTCGCCGGGCACCCGTCAGGTGATCGCCGACCTCGAGCACTGGCTCGCGGAGATCACCGGCTACGACGCGGTGAGCCTGCAACCCAACGCCGGCTCGCAGGGCGAGCTCGCGGGGCTGCTCGCGATCCGTGGCTACCACCGCGCCAACGACGACGACGGGCGCGACGTGTGCCTGATCCCGTCCTCGGCGCACGGCACCAACGCCGCCAGCGCCGTCATGGCCGGCATGCGGGTCAAGGTGGTGGCCTGCGACGAGGACGGCAACGTCGACGTCGACGACCTCAAGCGGCTGGTCACCGAGCATGCCGACCACCTCGCGGCCCTGATGGTCACCTACCCGTCGACGCACGGGGTCTTCGAGCGGCGCATCGGCGACATCTGCGCCCTCGTGCACGACCACGGCGGCCAGGTCTACCTCGACGGCGCGAACCTCAACGCGCTGGTGGGCGTGGCCCGACCCGGCCGGTTCGGGGCCGACGTCAGCCACCTCAACCTCCACAAGACGTTCTGCATCCCGCACGGCGGGGGCGGGCCGGGTGTCGGGCCGGTGGGATGCCGCTCGCACCTCGCGCCCTACCTGCCGACCCACCCGCTGGTGCCAGAGTCCGGACACGCGGCTTCCCGCGACGTCGAACCGGAGCTGCGTACGGGACCGGTGGCGGCCGCGCCGTGGGGGTCGGCCGGGATCCTGCAGATCTCGTGGGCCTACATCGCGCTGATGGGTGCCTCGGGCCTGCGGGCCGCGACCGAGACCGCCATCCTCAACGCCAACTACGTCGCGGCCCGGCTCGCCGACGGCTACCCGGTGCTCTACACCGGCGAGAACGGCCTGGTGGCCCACGAGGCGATCGTCGACGTGCGCGGCTGGAAGGAACGTTCGGGCATCACGAACGAGGACGTCGCCAAGCGGCTCATCGACCACGGCTTCCACGCGCCGACGATGTCGTTCCCGGTCGCCGGCACGCTCATGATCGAACCGACGGAGTCGGAGTCGAAGGCCGAGCTCGACCGGTTCTGCGACGCGATGCTCGCCATCCGTGCCGAGGAGGAGCGGGTCGAGGCAGGGGAGTGGCCCCGCGACGACAACCCGCTGGTCAACGCGCCGCACCCGGCCGAGGACCTGCTCGCCGACGAGTGGTCGCATCCGTACGGCCGCCGGGAAGCGGCCTACCCGGCCGGCGTGCGTCGCGACGACAAGTACTGGCCGCCGGTGTCCCGGATCGACAACGCGCACGGTGACCGCAACCTCGTGTGTGCCTGCCCGGCGCCCGAGGCGTTCGCGGACTGA
- a CDS encoding VOC family protein — protein MDGKLQVELFVDDVERSVGFYCRVLDFERVAKDGASRDYVAVRRGDAVIGIGRAGMLPDDHPAARVEGQAPGRGVELVLEVDDVEAACEHAQAAGATLATGLGDQPWGRRDFRLLDPDGYYVRVTSP, from the coding sequence ATGGACGGCAAGTTGCAGGTCGAGTTGTTCGTCGACGACGTCGAGCGCTCGGTGGGGTTCTACTGCCGTGTCCTCGACTTCGAGCGTGTGGCGAAGGACGGGGCGTCACGCGACTACGTGGCCGTGCGGCGGGGCGATGCGGTCATCGGCATCGGCCGCGCCGGCATGTTGCCCGACGACCACCCGGCCGCTCGCGTCGAGGGCCAAGCACCCGGCCGCGGCGTCGAACTCGTGCTCGAGGTCGACGACGTCGAGGCCGCCTGCGAACACGCGCAAGCGGCCGGTGCCACGCTCGCCACCGGTCTGGGCGATCAACCGTGGGGACGCCGCGACTTCCGGCTGCTCGACCCCGACGGCTACTACGTCCGCGTCACCAGCCCGTGA
- a CDS encoding deoxyribonuclease IV — MRIGAHVPPQDPLTAAAERGADAVQVFLSPPQQFRGPKPREDAEVLRASDVAIYVHAPYLVNVATTNNRVRHPSRQLLEKTVRAAEAIGALGVIVHGGHLPEDDDVAAGYANWRSTLERLQTSVPILIENTAGGNNAVARHFDRIGRLWEALDGVETPFGFCLDTCHTHAAGEELDDAVARIGALTGGIDLVHLNDSKDDFGSGRDRHQNLGRGRISPDVLVEVVRQAGADVIVETPDGEDGSQASDIAWLRERLAPANA, encoded by the coding sequence ATGCGCATCGGCGCCCACGTGCCACCCCAGGACCCGCTCACGGCCGCCGCGGAGCGCGGCGCCGACGCGGTGCAGGTCTTCCTGTCACCGCCGCAGCAGTTCCGCGGGCCGAAGCCACGGGAGGACGCCGAGGTCCTGCGGGCCAGCGACGTCGCGATCTACGTCCACGCGCCGTACCTCGTGAACGTCGCGACCACCAACAACCGCGTGCGCCATCCCAGCCGCCAACTGCTGGAGAAGACGGTGCGCGCCGCCGAGGCCATCGGCGCGCTGGGCGTCATCGTCCACGGCGGCCACCTCCCCGAGGACGACGACGTCGCGGCCGGCTACGCGAACTGGCGCTCGACCCTCGAGCGGCTGCAGACGTCCGTGCCGATCCTCATCGAGAACACGGCCGGCGGCAACAACGCCGTCGCCCGGCACTTCGACCGCATCGGTCGGCTCTGGGAGGCGCTGGACGGCGTGGAGACCCCGTTCGGGTTCTGCCTCGACACCTGCCACACGCATGCGGCCGGCGAGGAACTCGACGACGCCGTCGCCCGCATCGGCGCGCTCACGGGCGGGATCGACCTCGTCCACCTCAACGACTCCAAGGACGACTTCGGCTCTGGCCGCGACCGTCACCAGAACCTCGGCCGCGGCCGCATCTCGCCGGACGTGCTCGTCGAGGTGGTGCGCCAGGCCGGCGCCGACGTGATCGTGGAGACCCCGGACGGCGAGGACGGTTCGCAGGCCAGCGACATCGCCTGGCTGCGCGAGCGTCTGGCCCCTGCCAACGCCTGA
- a CDS encoding calcium/sodium antiporter translates to MSLALSTALLVVGLALLVFSADQFVAGAEAIALRLRWSATVIGAVVVGFGTSLPELVTSVLGALRGDADLAIGNAAGSNVANLLLILGVAAIVAPIVGKRDQAPVRDATIAGVAGVLLLVLALDRTIGLLDGLLLTAVLLGTVIWQVRTASDDTVPETGVPLTPAHRFVVPRVVLGLAGVLVGAQLLVTGAIDLAEAAGVPQIVIASVLVAVGTSLPELATAIASSQRGQVQILLGNLLGSNAFNALFVVGASALVAASRDDGLQVDTPALAVVVAAAVVTGVAALVLARRPSVPRGAGIALVALHLASVPALLAIS, encoded by the coding sequence ATGTCACTCGCCCTGTCGACGGCGCTGCTCGTGGTCGGGCTGGCGCTGCTGGTGTTCTCCGCCGACCAGTTCGTCGCAGGCGCGGAGGCGATCGCCCTGCGTTTGCGCTGGTCGGCGACCGTGATCGGCGCCGTGGTGGTGGGGTTCGGTACCTCGCTGCCGGAGCTGGTGACCTCCGTGCTGGGCGCCCTGCGAGGCGACGCCGACCTGGCCATCGGCAACGCGGCCGGCTCGAACGTCGCGAACCTGCTGCTGATCCTCGGCGTCGCGGCCATCGTCGCCCCCATCGTCGGCAAGCGCGACCAGGCGCCGGTCCGTGACGCGACCATCGCCGGCGTGGCCGGGGTGCTGCTGCTGGTGCTGGCACTGGACCGCACGATCGGGCTGCTCGACGGGCTGCTGCTGACGGCGGTGCTGCTGGGCACCGTGATCTGGCAGGTCCGGACCGCCAGCGACGACACGGTCCCGGAAACCGGCGTGCCGCTCACGCCCGCGCACCGATTCGTCGTGCCACGGGTGGTGTTGGGACTGGCCGGCGTGCTGGTCGGTGCGCAGCTGCTGGTCACCGGCGCGATCGACCTCGCCGAAGCGGCCGGCGTGCCGCAGATCGTGATCGCGTCCGTGCTGGTGGCGGTTGGGACCTCGCTGCCGGAGTTGGCGACCGCCATCGCCTCGTCACAACGTGGGCAGGTGCAGATCCTGCTGGGCAACCTGCTCGGCTCCAACGCGTTCAACGCGTTGTTCGTCGTCGGCGCGTCGGCACTGGTCGCCGCCAGCCGCGACGACGGCCTGCAGGTGGACACGCCGGCGCTGGCGGTCGTGGTCGCGGCCGCGGTCGTCACCGGGGTGGCGGCGCTGGTGCTCGCGCGCCGGCCCAGCGTGCCGCGAGGAGCCGGCATCGCCCTGGTCGCCCTGCACCTCGCCTCGGTGCCGGCCCTGCTCGCGATCAGTTGA
- a CDS encoding PGPGW domain-containing protein — translation MLRRLYKAAIGLLLVIAGIAMLVLPGPGLLFIAGGGALMLSQWPRGRRALASLRVWLRGRYGSHRVRRVEARIPKEVCPPAETMELRALAQAPIPPPAPDGEPPR, via the coding sequence GTGCTGCGACGTCTCTACAAGGCCGCCATCGGCCTGCTGCTGGTGATCGCGGGCATCGCCATGCTGGTGCTGCCCGGCCCGGGGCTGCTGTTCATCGCCGGCGGCGGGGCGCTGATGCTGTCGCAGTGGCCACGGGGCCGCCGGGCGCTCGCGTCGCTTCGCGTGTGGCTTCGGGGCCGCTACGGCTCCCACCGCGTCCGTCGCGTGGAGGCGCGGATCCCCAAGGAGGTCTGCCCGCCGGCGGAGACGATGGAGCTGCGGGCACTGGCCCAGGCGCCGATCCCGCCGCCCGCACCCGACGGCGAACCGCCGCGCTGA
- a CDS encoding L,D-transpeptidase family protein: MSALTLPSFRDTRLVAGRGMRLLLTVLLAVSLLGIGGVGTAEAATSNATIKELQQRLKDLGYPVGTVDGVDGPRTRQGLCAWRRLSGGTASRNALAAGELKAIRATTGLPKAAAGRGVTIDKTCQTIYHRADGKWRKVLITSTGTGGLPRNGDFRIQRVKQGWHTSSLYPSPTPNMYSPMYFDGAIAIHGSNSVPAKPASHGCARVTPKGADYLFARLKVGDPVKVIGKY; the protein is encoded by the coding sequence ATGTCCGCCCTCACCCTTCCCTCGTTCCGTGACACCCGTCTCGTCGCCGGCCGTGGCATGCGGCTGCTGCTGACCGTCCTGCTCGCCGTGTCCCTACTGGGGATCGGCGGTGTCGGCACCGCCGAGGCCGCCACCAGCAACGCCACCATCAAGGAACTGCAGCAGCGGCTGAAGGACCTCGGCTATCCGGTCGGCACGGTCGACGGCGTCGACGGTCCGCGGACCCGCCAGGGCCTGTGCGCCTGGCGGCGGCTGAGCGGGGGGACCGCCAGCCGCAACGCCCTGGCCGCCGGCGAACTGAAGGCGATCCGCGCGACCACCGGCCTGCCCAAGGCCGCGGCGGGCCGCGGCGTCACCATCGACAAGACCTGCCAGACGATCTACCACCGCGCCGACGGCAAGTGGCGCAAGGTCCTGATCACCTCGACCGGCACCGGCGGCCTGCCGCGCAACGGCGACTTCAGGATCCAGCGCGTCAAGCAGGGCTGGCACACCTCGTCGCTGTACCCCTCGCCGACGCCGAACATGTACAGCCCGATGTACTTCGACGGTGCGATCGCGATCCACGGCTCCAACAGCGTCCCCGCCAAGCCCGCCAGCCACGGCTGCGCGCGGGTCACGCCGAAGGGCGCCGACTACCTCTTCGCCCGCCTGAAGGTCGGCGACCCGGTCAAGGTCATCGGCAAGTACTGA
- a CDS encoding D-alanyl-D-alanine carboxypeptidase family protein, with the protein MRATEIPCRRAAGLLLILALLLATAAPAPAGAALPVLDDPAVAGPPPEAWPEPAATEVPATSWVLVEASTGQRLAEHDAEELRPVASTIKVLTALTVVQRADLDEEVTVGREVLVEGASVGLQPGDTWTVGDLLEAILVRSGNDAAEALARHVGGDTQRFLELMEADIEALGLDARDLVSPTGLDDANRLSALDLATIARAALAEPELRPLLALRETTTPVVGPRENRNELLQRYDGATGVKTGFTLAAGNSLIASAQRDGRELIAVVLDAGDDPARFEQAAQLLDLGFDDFTRHELTSVVDLAVAGGWQTFTAGPVTVSAPGAATPDLVLDLPARVPETSLSLQAVVDGTVLAGVDAVADTSGAFEPARAEAADPAADPPAARLGQALVDGAYASLRAAAAADTLR; encoded by the coding sequence GTGAGGGCCACGGAGATCCCGTGCCGCCGCGCGGCCGGGCTGCTGCTGATCCTCGCGCTGCTGCTGGCGACGGCGGCACCGGCGCCTGCAGGGGCGGCCCTGCCGGTGCTGGACGACCCCGCCGTGGCCGGCCCGCCCCCCGAGGCCTGGCCCGAACCGGCTGCCACGGAGGTCCCGGCGACCAGCTGGGTCCTGGTCGAGGCCAGCACCGGCCAACGGCTGGCCGAACACGACGCGGAGGAACTCCGGCCGGTCGCCTCGACCATCAAGGTGCTGACCGCACTGACCGTCGTGCAACGGGCCGACCTCGACGAGGAGGTGACCGTCGGCCGGGAGGTCCTGGTCGAGGGCGCGTCGGTGGGTCTGCAGCCAGGCGACACCTGGACGGTCGGTGACCTGCTCGAGGCCATCCTGGTCCGCTCGGGCAACGACGCCGCCGAGGCGCTGGCCCGACACGTCGGCGGCGACACCCAGCGCTTCCTCGAACTGATGGAGGCGGACATCGAGGCACTCGGGCTCGACGCCCGCGATCTCGTCAGCCCTACCGGTCTGGACGACGCCAACCGGCTGTCGGCGCTGGACCTGGCCACCATCGCCCGGGCGGCGCTCGCCGAACCGGAACTGCGGCCGCTGCTGGCCCTCCGGGAGACCACCACGCCGGTGGTCGGCCCGCGCGAGAACCGCAACGAACTGCTGCAGCGCTACGACGGCGCGACGGGGGTTAAGACCGGGTTCACGCTGGCCGCGGGCAACAGCCTGATCGCCAGCGCGCAGCGGGACGGTCGTGAGCTGATCGCGGTGGTACTGGACGCCGGCGACGACCCCGCGCGGTTCGAGCAGGCCGCCCAGCTCCTGGACCTCGGGTTCGACGACTTCACCCGGCACGAGCTGACGAGCGTCGTCGACCTCGCGGTGGCCGGCGGCTGGCAGACGTTCACCGCCGGGCCCGTGACGGTGAGTGCCCCCGGCGCGGCGACGCCCGACCTCGTGCTCGACCTGCCGGCGCGGGTACCCGAGACGTCGCTGTCGCTGCAAGCCGTGGTCGACGGCACCGTTCTGGCCGGTGTCGATGCCGTGGCGGACACCAGCGGTGCGTTCGAACCGGCACGCGCGGAGGCGGCCGATCCGGCCGCCGACCCGCCTGCGGCCCGCCTCGGCCAGGCCCTGGTCGACGGTGCCTACGCGTCCCTGCGGGCAGCCGCCGCTGCAGACACCCTCCGCTAG